From a single Loigolactobacillus coryniformis subsp. coryniformis KCTC 3167 = DSM 20001 genomic region:
- a CDS encoding Asp23/Gls24 family envelope stress response protein: protein MDEKMKNNAPQAIESELNYNEDVIAKIVGRTMTTIPGVLTVEGNVIENLADRFRDNDDPTKGVKVDLDDDAQTATLELSATLEYGRNAPKIFDEAVNKVQAEVTRMTDVKLTSFKMTVTDMLTKEEWQAQQDKANQNKSE, encoded by the coding sequence ATGGACGAAAAAATGAAGAATAATGCGCCACAAGCCATCGAAAGTGAATTAAATTATAACGAAGACGTGATTGCAAAAATCGTTGGTCGGACGATGACGACAATCCCTGGTGTTTTAACGGTTGAGGGGAATGTGATCGAAAACTTAGCTGATCGTTTCCGTGATAATGATGACCCTACTAAAGGGGTAAAAGTGGACTTAGATGACGATGCACAAACTGCAACGTTAGAATTAAGCGCAACATTGGAATATGGGCGTAACGCACCTAAAATTTTCGATGAAGCAGTTAATAAAGTGCAGGCAGAAGTTACACGAATGACTGACGTAAAGCTGACTAGCTTTAAAATGACGGTTACTGATATGCTGACTAAGGAAGAATGGCAAGCTCAGCAGGATAAAGCAAATCAGAATAAGTCAGAATAA
- the trpS gene encoding tryptophan--tRNA ligase yields MTKKVILTGDRPTGKLHIGHYIGSLKTRVAMQNSGDYDPYIMIADMQALTDNARDPEKIRHSLLQVALDYLAVGIDPAKSTILVQSQIPALNELTMHYLNIVNVSRLNRNPTVKSEIQQKGFGQSIPAGFLIYPVSQAADITAFKASVVPVGDDQEPMLEQTREIVRSFNNIYQRDVLVEPEGVFPPKGQGRLPGLDGNAKMSKSLNNAIYLADSADEIQKKVMSMYTDPNHIHVEDPGQVEGNVVFTYLDVFAEDQAHVAELKAQYQAGGLGDVKLKRYLNEVLQAALAPIRQRREEYAQDPAAVYDILAKGSAKANEVANKTLAEVRAAIGINYFD; encoded by the coding sequence ATGACAAAAAAAGTAATTTTAACGGGTGATCGGCCAACTGGTAAGTTGCACATTGGACACTATATCGGTTCATTAAAAACGCGGGTGGCTATGCAGAATTCTGGTGATTATGATCCTTACATCATGATTGCAGACATGCAAGCATTAACTGACAACGCGCGTGATCCAGAAAAGATTCGGCATAGTTTGTTACAAGTTGCTTTAGATTATTTGGCGGTAGGAATTGATCCGGCTAAATCGACGATCTTAGTTCAGTCGCAGATTCCAGCTTTAAATGAATTGACGATGCACTATTTGAATATTGTCAATGTGTCGCGGTTGAATCGCAACCCAACGGTTAAAAGTGAAATTCAACAAAAAGGTTTCGGTCAAAGCATCCCAGCCGGCTTTTTGATTTATCCAGTTAGTCAGGCAGCTGATATTACGGCTTTTAAGGCTAGTGTGGTTCCGGTTGGCGATGATCAGGAACCCATGTTGGAGCAAACTCGCGAGATCGTGCGCAGTTTTAATAATATTTATCAACGGGATGTATTGGTTGAACCTGAGGGCGTTTTTCCACCTAAAGGTCAGGGCCGATTACCTGGCTTAGACGGTAATGCTAAAATGAGCAAATCACTGAATAACGCTATTTACTTGGCTGATTCTGCTGACGAGATCCAAAAGAAAGTTATGTCGATGTACACTGATCCTAACCATATTCATGTTGAAGATCCAGGTCAAGTTGAAGGCAACGTGGTTTTCACATATTTGGATGTTTTTGCTGAGGATCAGGCCCATGTTGCTGAATTAAAAGCACAGTATCAAGCCGGTGGTTTAGGTGATGTTAAGTTGAAACGCTATTTGAACGAAGTCTTACAGGCTGCTTTGGCACCAATTCGTCAGCGTCGCGAAGAATATGCGCAGGATCCTGCTGCGGTGTATGATATTCTGGCTAAGGGTAGCGCTAAAGCAAATGAAGTTGCCAATAAGACTTTAGCTGAAGTGCGAGCCGCAATTGGTATCAATTATTTCGATTAA
- a CDS encoding Asp23/Gls24 family envelope stress response protein, with product MDQPKVQKRKLTFEDNVIKKIAGNVSGDIDGILSMNGGLMSNIAERFRSDTDVTKGIDAEVGQKQVALDMEATLEYGADARVIFDQLCDRVYQALKQMTGLELIELNLNVTDIMTKREWANQTSEGKKETKDRVN from the coding sequence ATGGATCAACCAAAAGTACAAAAACGTAAATTGACGTTTGAGGATAATGTGATCAAAAAAATCGCCGGTAATGTTTCCGGTGATATTGACGGTATTTTATCAATGAACGGTGGTTTGATGAGCAACATCGCTGAACGCTTCCGGAGTGATACGGATGTGACTAAGGGTATCGATGCTGAAGTAGGTCAAAAACAAGTTGCGTTGGATATGGAAGCAACTTTAGAATATGGTGCCGATGCACGTGTCATTTTTGACCAACTCTGCGACCGCGTTTATCAAGCGTTGAAACAGATGACAGGTTTGGAATTGATCGAGCTGAATTTAAACGTGACGGATATCATGACTAAACGTGAATGGGCTAATCAAACGAGTGAAGGCAAAAAAGAAACTAAGGACCGGGTTAACTAA
- the amaP gene encoding alkaline shock response membrane anchor protein AmaP: MRPIFKFALGLLAFLGLLEAIWFGLLIEPMANWSGQLMQWQQEQIWLSWVGLGLAIIAGLIFLVLLFIALFKRSTTTSLNMKTKHGQLNISRTAVEKSVKYAVQEQHPVTEVDVAVQLLKHKALANAQVNATLTSTTNDLVGASQRIEKTAKRELTERLGVPVKNVDVHLLTVDQRKQPMTDVI, encoded by the coding sequence GTGCGCCCAATTTTCAAATTTGCGCTTGGTTTGCTGGCATTTCTAGGCCTGTTAGAAGCGATTTGGTTTGGTCTGTTGATTGAGCCCATGGCTAACTGGTCAGGCCAATTGATGCAGTGGCAGCAAGAACAAATTTGGTTGTCCTGGGTCGGCTTAGGTTTGGCGATCATTGCGGGACTAATTTTTCTGGTCTTGCTGTTTATCGCATTATTTAAACGGTCAACGACCACTAGCTTGAACATGAAAACTAAGCACGGGCAGCTAAATATCAGTCGTACTGCAGTGGAAAAATCTGTTAAGTATGCTGTACAGGAGCAGCACCCAGTGACTGAAGTTGATGTGGCCGTTCAATTGCTTAAGCACAAAGCTTTAGCCAATGCGCAGGTCAATGCCACTTTAACGAGTACAACTAATGATTTAGTCGGCGCCAGTCAACGAATTGAGAAAACAGCCAAACGTGAATTAACTGAACGCCTAGGTGTTCCAGTGAAAAATGTTGATGTTCATTTGTTAACCGTCGACCAACGTAAGCAACCAATGACAGACGTGATTTAA
- a CDS encoding glycosyltransferase family 8 protein, with translation MTMISIVSTTNSNFVTPLATLYRSILVNNPTNDFAFYIFADQLTAEDKLQLNRLEIDYTNCHKVAYLSVDESLFQQVVTDERIVKSAYYRIYTADLLPELDRILYLDCDLICTSDISELWQTNLNGKVIAAVEDAGYVPRLAEMGIKAEQPFYFNSGVMLIDLKRWRDENLTSKVMAFINHHPEKLKYHDQDALNAVLADKWYYLHPKYNMQSRLIRHEQVHPLAPGEILAEEARQAPVLIHYSGRSKPWIEFGVRPHPLRNEYWKYAPKTLRLTTSKQIS, from the coding sequence ATGACCATGATTTCGATCGTTTCAACCACTAATTCGAATTTCGTTACCCCATTAGCCACACTCTATCGCTCAATTCTCGTTAATAACCCGACCAACGATTTCGCCTTTTATATCTTTGCCGATCAATTGACTGCCGAAGATAAGCTACAACTTAATCGCTTGGAAATAGATTATACCAATTGTCATAAAGTCGCCTACTTATCAGTTGACGAATCACTTTTCCAACAGGTCGTAACCGATGAACGTATCGTCAAATCAGCTTACTATCGCATTTATACTGCAGACCTATTACCGGAATTAGATCGTATCCTTTATCTTGATTGTGATTTGATCTGTACCAGTGATATTAGTGAACTATGGCAGACTAATTTAAATGGTAAAGTAATTGCTGCAGTTGAAGACGCTGGCTACGTTCCGCGCTTAGCTGAGATGGGAATCAAAGCGGAACAGCCATTTTACTTCAACTCCGGTGTCATGTTAATTGATCTAAAACGTTGGCGTGATGAAAATCTGACAAGTAAAGTGATGGCCTTCATCAATCATCATCCTGAAAAACTAAAATACCATGATCAGGACGCACTGAACGCCGTCTTGGCTGATAAATGGTATTATTTACACCCTAAATATAATATGCAATCACGTTTGATTCGTCACGAACAAGTTCATCCCTTAGCTCCTGGCGAAATCCTTGCTGAAGAAGCCCGGCAGGCGCCAGTGCTGATCCATTACTCTGGCCGGAGTAAGCCATGGATCGAGTTTGGTGTTCGCCCACATCCATTGCGTAATGAATATTGGAAATATGCACCTAAAACGCTACGCTTAACAACTAGCAAGCAAATTAGTTAA
- a CDS encoding DUF2273 domain-containing protein, whose amino-acid sequence MQREMKGALIGLICGIIWIMLGFWQLILILLLSAIGFLIGRYSERLPELKRWLLQVLER is encoded by the coding sequence ATGCAGCGAGAAATGAAAGGCGCGCTCATTGGCCTGATCTGCGGCATTATCTGGATCATGCTAGGTTTTTGGCAGCTAATTTTGATTCTGTTGTTGAGTGCGATCGGTTTTCTAATCGGTCGTTACAGTGAACGATTACCAGAATTAAAGCGCTGGTTGTTGCAAGTTCTTGAGCGCTGA
- the helD gene encoding RNA polymerase recycling motor HelD, translating to MDAETKQQEQARVTDVIAKIEQRLQDKNAQLDQAHRETTSIERNYGDNTRVNITEADDRIETNAAVQQQKQLVARTVENESILKQQITQLKDLQQSPYFGRIDIDEAGDRDTLYIGTSSFIDAKQNFLVYDWRAPISGIYYNGTLGKVSYETPTGPVQAELLKKRQFLIEHGKIENLFDTNETVGDSMLQHVLGADSDEYMRNIVATIQQEQNDIIRDTKHDILIVQGVAGSGKTSAILQRIAFLLYHSRESLNSEQMILFSPNRLFSHYISEVLPSLGEKNMRQVTLAEFLEQRFSGLRVETLFDRYEQDQSSFPRTAQKIRRYKESYTYIQAVEHYLRQAQPQQLAFTDVYFEGRAFFTKAEIAAIYARLPVKMLAADKFLATKNTLIKRLKRRIHEEAKADWVAAEVDMLDEDRYRSIVGEQRFDSGDDEFQFIAEKLVRDRLAIVYDALYNDYFIDMYEQYADFMRQATPNDVTAKVWQTMIASYKQQLERHHLRLEDAAPLLYLRDRLTGSGQNHAMQHLFIDEMQDYTMAQLAYIKHAFPKAKLTLLGDRAQDLFTAHYRQNDFIDELTTIFQTHSINLITLNKSYRSTFPITTFAAALLPAGNEIQAFTRDGHKPLLVTTDSTADSLQQITKQCRRLLLQHETVAVLTKDRATSARLYARLKLDVETTLMTDADRALPKGVLILPIYLAKGLEFDAVVAYDVSAVHFNAEGDRDILYTIASRAMHELVLISTGAPCQFIDAVPAEMLARDTVLPANELS from the coding sequence ATGGATGCAGAAACTAAGCAGCAGGAACAAGCGCGCGTAACTGATGTGATCGCTAAAATTGAGCAACGATTGCAAGATAAAAACGCACAATTGGACCAGGCACATCGTGAGACTACCTCGATTGAACGAAATTATGGCGATAACACGCGGGTCAATATTACTGAAGCGGATGACCGAATCGAAACTAATGCTGCCGTGCAGCAGCAAAAACAATTAGTTGCACGGACTGTTGAAAATGAGTCGATCTTAAAACAGCAGATCACTCAATTAAAAGATCTACAGCAGTCACCTTATTTTGGCAGAATCGATATTGATGAAGCGGGTGATCGCGATACATTATATATTGGGACCTCGTCATTTATTGATGCTAAACAGAACTTTTTAGTTTATGATTGGCGGGCGCCAATCTCGGGTATTTACTATAATGGTACGCTGGGTAAAGTGAGTTATGAAACGCCGACTGGCCCGGTACAAGCTGAATTACTGAAGAAGCGGCAATTTTTGATCGAGCACGGTAAAATTGAAAATTTATTTGATACCAACGAAACAGTTGGCGATAGTATGCTGCAACATGTATTAGGTGCTGATAGTGATGAATATATGCGTAATATTGTTGCGACGATTCAACAGGAACAGAATGATATTATTCGTGATACGAAACATGATATTTTGATCGTACAGGGGGTAGCTGGTTCAGGGAAAACATCGGCTATACTGCAGCGGATCGCTTTTCTGCTGTATCATAGCCGCGAATCGTTAAATTCTGAGCAGATGATTTTATTTTCACCGAATCGCTTATTCAGTCATTATATTTCGGAAGTGCTTCCCAGTTTAGGTGAAAAAAATATGCGTCAGGTCACTTTAGCCGAATTTTTGGAGCAGCGCTTTTCTGGCCTACGGGTGGAGACCTTGTTTGATCGCTATGAACAGGATCAATCTAGCTTTCCTAGAACAGCACAAAAAATTCGACGCTATAAAGAAAGTTATACGTACATTCAGGCTGTGGAACATTATTTGCGCCAAGCCCAACCGCAACAATTAGCCTTTACGGATGTATATTTTGAAGGTCGCGCTTTCTTCACTAAGGCAGAAATTGCGGCAATTTATGCCCGGCTACCAGTTAAAATGTTGGCGGCGGATAAATTCCTCGCAACTAAGAACACGTTGATCAAGCGGTTGAAGCGGCGCATTCATGAGGAAGCTAAAGCTGATTGGGTGGCGGCAGAAGTTGATATGCTCGATGAAGATCGTTATCGGAGCATTGTCGGTGAGCAACGCTTTGACAGTGGTGATGATGAGTTTCAATTTATTGCTGAAAAACTGGTGCGTGACCGCTTAGCCATTGTTTATGACGCATTGTACAACGATTATTTTATTGATATGTACGAGCAGTATGCTGATTTTATGCGCCAGGCCACACCGAACGATGTGACCGCTAAGGTTTGGCAGACTATGATTGCGAGTTACAAGCAACAATTAGAACGGCACCATCTACGTTTAGAGGATGCTGCGCCATTGCTGTATTTGCGCGATCGTCTGACCGGTAGTGGGCAGAATCACGCGATGCAACATCTATTTATTGATGAAATGCAAGATTACACGATGGCACAATTAGCTTACATCAAGCACGCTTTTCCTAAAGCTAAATTAACTTTATTAGGCGATCGTGCGCAGGATTTATTTACCGCCCACTACCGACAAAATGATTTTATTGATGAATTGACGACTATTTTCCAGACCCACAGCATCAATTTGATCACGTTGAATAAAAGTTACCGCTCGACCTTCCCAATCACGACTTTTGCGGCAGCGTTATTGCCAGCTGGAAATGAGATCCAGGCCTTTACTCGCGATGGTCATAAGCCACTGTTGGTTACGACGGATTCAACGGCTGATAGTTTGCAGCAGATCACTAAACAATGTCGGCGTTTACTCTTACAGCACGAAACAGTCGCAGTTTTGACTAAGGATCGTGCAACAAGTGCGCGATTGTATGCACGGTTAAAGTTGGATGTTGAGACAACGCTGATGACGGACGCTGATCGCGCTTTGCCCAAGGGCGTTTTGATTTTACCAATCTATTTAGCGAAGGGCTTAGAATTTGATGCAGTCGTTGCTTATGATGTATCTGCTGTGCATTTTAATGCAGAGGGTGATCGTGATATCTTATATACAATCGCTTCACGGGCGATGCATGAATTAGTGTTGATCAGTACCGGTGCGCCATGTCAATTTATTGATGCTGTACCAGCAGAAATGCTAGCTCGGGATACTGTATTACCGGCAAACGAATTATCCTGA
- a CDS encoding GlsB/YeaQ/YmgE family stress response membrane protein: MLHLLWVLIVGAVIGVIAGAVTSRDLPLGWIGNIIAGLVGSWLGEMILGSWGPMIAGMAIIPSIIGAVVLVLIVSVIIGTRKKKS; the protein is encoded by the coding sequence ATGCTTCACTTACTCTGGGTATTAATTGTTGGTGCGGTTATCGGGGTCATCGCTGGTGCAGTCACGAGTCGTGACTTGCCTTTAGGCTGGATCGGTAATATTATTGCCGGTTTAGTCGGTTCTTGGCTCGGTGAGATGATCTTAGGTAGCTGGGGACCGATGATTGCAGGTATGGCAATTATTCCATCAATTATCGGTGCCGTTGTCCTCGTATTGATCGTCTCCGTGATTATCGGTACGCGGAAAAAGAAAAGTTAG
- a CDS encoding cyclodeaminase/cyclohydrolase family protein, which produces MELEQFMHELASKAPTPGGGGASALSGATAAALASMVVNLTQGKKKYAVYTDELAQILTTTQQLITDLLAQIPADAAAFAPLADAYRIPKEAPQRAAILEAALAQATSVPLAVLRQLDSLVPLIESLVTKGSQIMQSDVGVAAVTCRSALEGAVLNVYINTRLMHDRQQALALNAEAAALVNDNVIRCQRVYQQVMAKLQ; this is translated from the coding sequence ATGGAACTTGAGCAATTTATGCACGAGCTTGCGTCTAAGGCACCAACTCCTGGTGGCGGTGGTGCGAGTGCTTTAAGTGGTGCCACTGCAGCAGCGTTGGCTAGTATGGTGGTCAATTTGACCCAAGGTAAAAAGAAATACGCGGTCTATACAGATGAGCTGGCACAGATTTTAACGACAACGCAGCAACTGATCACAGATTTATTGGCGCAGATTCCTGCCGATGCTGCAGCTTTTGCACCGTTAGCGGACGCCTATCGCATTCCGAAAGAAGCGCCGCAACGTGCGGCAATTTTAGAGGCAGCACTGGCTCAAGCGACGTCAGTGCCATTAGCTGTTTTACGGCAATTAGACAGTTTAGTCCCTTTGATTGAAAGTTTAGTGACTAAGGGCAGCCAAATCATGCAAAGTGACGTTGGCGTAGCGGCAGTTACTTGTCGTAGCGCCTTAGAGGGTGCAGTACTAAACGTCTACATCAATACGCGTTTAATGCATGACCGCCAGCAAGCGTTGGCGTTAAATGCTGAGGCAGCAGCATTGGTCAATGATAATGTGATCCGCTGTCAGCGCGTCTATCAACAGGTTATGGCTAAGCTACAATAA